One Brassica napus cultivar Da-Ae chromosome C4, Da-Ae, whole genome shotgun sequence genomic region harbors:
- the LOC106385963 gene encoding BAG family molecular chaperone regulator 2-like, translating to MGKLMAKRFCIGFGCGRSGTSNSNNKRSSSSLSSSSSSSLSCNNNNIKWEMRPGGMLVQKRSEDSNTEDLISLKVSTVSQLSYEISIDANSTFGELKMMIAIVSGIEPIEQRLLFKGKEREDREYLHMIGVGDGDKVFLLQDPAFKELKLLRFSSPPNYCRI from the exons atggGAAAGCTAATGGCAAAGAGGTTTTGCATTGGGTTTGGGTGTGGAAGAAGTGGGACAAGCAATAGCAACAACAAGaggtcatcatcatcattatcttcttcttcgtcgtcatCATTATCATGTAACAATAACAACATAAAATGGGAGATGAGGCCTGGAGGGATGCTGGTTCAGAAGAGATCAGAAGATTCCAACACTGAAGATTTAATCAGCCTTAAAGTCTCCACTGTTTCTCAGCTTTCATATGAAATCTCCATTGATGCAAACTCCACTTTTG GTGAATTGAAGATGATGATAGCAATAGTGAGTGGAATTGAGCCAATAGAGCAGAGACTCTTGTTCAAAGGGAAGGAAAGAGAAGACAGAGAATACTTGCACATGATAGGTGTTGGGGATGGGGACAAAGTCTTTTTATTACAAGATCCTGCTTTTAAGGAGTTGAAACTTCTTCGTTTTTCTTCACCTCCCAATTACTGCCGAATTTGA